Genomic segment of Bacteroidales bacterium:
GACCCCGATATTGAACTGCTGAATGTTCATGGCATCGGCTTTAAACTGCTCACAAAATAATTTTTAAATAGCAATTAGTATAACACATTAATTTCTATTGATTGTCCTGTAAGGACAACCGCTTGGTAAAAAGAAACGATAACATTTTTACATGTGCCATCGGCACTGCCGCTTTAGTAAAAAAATTTTTTATTTAAAGTGTAGTGCCTATCTGCCTCGTCGGCAAGACTGGCGACACACAATTTATCGTGTTATTATAACTTTATAAAAAATATTTTCAAAAACTCTGTGCATTATGCATGGAGTTTTTTATTTCTTCAAAATTATTTTTCAAATTGAAAAAGATTTACATTTGAGTTGTAAATTCATTTAACTAAAATATCTGTATTAAAAGTAATCTATAGAAATAGTAAAGTTTTGTTATTTTTGTTTCTTTTATAAAAATATGAAGCTCTTAAAAAATAACGCCCCTCTTTCATCTCTAATCAAACAAATTAGAACTCTTGTTGAAAGTACACGAGAAAATGTTGCCAGAAATATCAACAAAGAAATTTTACAAACCTATTGGAAAATTGGAAAACATATTGTGGAATTCGAGCAAAAGGGAAATATAAAGGCAGGATATGGAAAGCAGTTGCTTATTAATCTTTCAAAAGAACTTTCTATTGCTTTAGGGAAAGGATTTTCTCGTTCTAATCTAACTTATATGCGACTGTTTTACATTCGTTATAAAAAAAGTGAGACAGTGTCTCACCAATTAAGTTGGTCGCATTATTTTGAGTTATTGAAAATAGATGATGATTTAGAACGGAATTTTTATCAACAGCAAACGATAAAAGAAAACTGGTCGATTCGTGAATTGAAAAGACATAAGACAAGTGCATTTGCACAAGGATGGTTTTTGTTTCAGAGGACACGTCTGACTTCGTCTGAACATCCACCACTGCAAGCAATACAGTTTCGTTAAACTCGATAAGTGATGAAAAATAAATTAATAATTTTAAGTTTGCTTTTTGCTGGATTATTATCTTGCAAAAAACAAATTGAAAAAGAAAGTCCTGAATTTATTGGTTATTGGTTTGTTTACCCTTATCATGATTATGGCTATATGTATATCAATATTGATAAAAATAGCAAAGCACATGTATATTCGGTTGACCAAGAAAATGAGAATGAATATAATTGGAGAGGTACAGCAAGAGCAAATAATAAAAAGTTATCCATAGGTGGAGTAAGGTATTTTAAAATTATTGAATATCCTCATCGTATAGATACTACTATTGAAAAATATGTTGTGTTTAATGTTTACGACAATACCAGAAAATTAGCAAATTGGAAAATGGTATTAGAAGGTTTGAAAGGTAGTTCAAATCTT
This window contains:
- a CDS encoding DUF1016 N-terminal domain-containing protein, producing the protein MKLLKNNAPLSSLIKQIRTLVESTRENVARNINKEILQTYWKIGKHIVEFEQKGNIKAGYGKQLLINLSKELSIALGKGFSRSNLTYMRLFYIRYKKSETVSHQLSWSHYFELLKIDDDLERNFYQQQTIKENWSIRELKRHKTSAFAQGWFLFQRTRLTSSEHPPLQAIQFR